A single Sulfurimonas aquatica DNA region contains:
- a CDS encoding GGDEF domain-containing response regulator: MKKKILVVDDTAENVDILVELLSKKYDVMATLESTMAIEMVKENKPDLILLDIMMPEIDGYEVCRRLKLDKKTKKIPIIFITAKADEESIEKAFDAGGSDYVTKPFKPKELLARVSKELKAQKLINQLEASKKELELLSSTDYMTKLYNRRYFIETANSCFDLAKRNSTPLSLVMLDIDNFKQINDTYGHKVGDDVIITLASIMIDVTRKSDIVCRWGGEEFLILFPQTSIEGTLEISNKIRQSVEAFALRVSKRKKIYFTISLGVCGVDFNWDRDIESCISKADDALYAAKRNGKNCVISCKDSNLTCQLDNH, encoded by the coding sequence ATGAAGAAAAAGATACTGGTTGTAGATGACACGGCTGAGAATGTTGATATTTTAGTAGAATTGCTCTCTAAGAAATATGATGTGATGGCTACATTGGAGTCTACGATGGCTATAGAGATGGTAAAAGAGAATAAACCGGACCTTATACTACTAGATATTATGATGCCAGAAATAGATGGCTATGAGGTCTGTAGAAGATTAAAGCTTGATAAGAAAACAAAAAAAATACCTATTATATTTATTACGGCTAAAGCAGATGAAGAGAGTATTGAAAAAGCCTTTGATGCTGGTGGGTCTGACTATGTAACGAAACCATTTAAACCAAAAGAGTTACTTGCAAGAGTGAGCAAAGAGTTAAAGGCTCAAAAGCTTATCAACCAGTTAGAAGCTTCAAAAAAAGAGTTAGAGCTACTCTCATCGACTGACTATATGACAAAACTTTACAATAGAAGGTATTTTATTGAAACAGCAAATAGTTGCTTTGATTTGGCCAAGAGAAACAGTACGCCTTTATCTCTAGTTATGCTAGATATTGATAATTTTAAACAGATAAATGATACCTATGGACATAAAGTAGGGGATGATGTTATTATTACTTTAGCATCGATTATGATAGATGTAACACGAAAAAGTGACATCGTCTGTAGATGGGGTGGTGAAGAGTTCCTTATACTATTTCCCCAAACAAGTATAGAAGGCACACTAGAAATATCTAATAAGATTAGGCAAAGTGTAGAAGCTTTTGCACTAAGAGTTAGTAAGAGGAAAAAGATATACTTTACTATAAGTCTAGGTGTATGTGGTGTTGATTTTAATTGGGATAGGGATATTGAGTCTTGTATCTCAAAAGCAGATGATGCTCTTTATGCAGCAAAAAGAAATGGGAAAAATTGTGTTATTTCTTGTAAGGACTCTAACTTAACTTGCCAGCTAGATAACCACTAG
- a CDS encoding NAD(P)/FAD-dependent oxidoreductase, protein MKENQYDLIVIGSGGAGIIAAIVAARNSKRVLLLEKLPKIASKLKATGGGRCNLTNTLSNEEFMARFGRDGRFMQDALLAFDHKELIKFLGEIGVETHAPDGFRVFPTSHSSATIISGFDDEMKRLGIEILCEQKVTRLLIDGEHISGVKTTTDTFYAKNVIVATGGLGYPTLGAEGDGYTLAGELGHKITDLSPAMMPLQTKEDWVANCRADTIAKVELRVNLKKHKKLRANGDLIFTKNGIRGPVVLDFAREVTPLLKKYEEVPLLLNLTKGRNEEQIKTELQNEYQKNPAQSIVELVSTLLPTALSSEICKLADIDLELTYKKIDGAKKAKLISLLAWTPLSVTGHDGFKMAMITRGGVSLKDINPKTMQSKLVNGLYFCGEVMNLDGPCGGYNLQWSFASGYLAGKLS, encoded by the coding sequence ATGAAAGAGAACCAATACGACCTCATAGTTATAGGATCTGGTGGAGCGGGAATTATAGCTGCCATAGTTGCCGCTAGAAACTCTAAACGAGTTTTACTCCTTGAAAAGTTGCCTAAAATAGCCTCAAAGTTAAAAGCGACTGGTGGAGGAAGATGTAACCTTACCAATACTCTTAGTAACGAAGAGTTTATGGCTCGTTTTGGTAGAGATGGTCGTTTTATGCAAGACGCACTTTTGGCATTTGATCACAAGGAACTCATAAAGTTTCTAGGAGAGATTGGCGTTGAAACGCATGCTCCAGATGGCTTTAGAGTCTTTCCCACTTCACACTCCTCCGCTACTATCATTTCAGGATTTGATGATGAGATGAAAAGATTAGGCATTGAGATTTTATGTGAGCAAAAAGTTACAAGACTACTCATCGATGGGGAGCATATAAGTGGTGTAAAAACAACTACGGACACATTTTACGCAAAAAATGTGATAGTGGCAACCGGAGGACTTGGTTATCCAACTCTAGGAGCAGAGGGTGATGGCTATACCCTTGCGGGTGAACTCGGTCACAAGATAACTGACTTAAGTCCCGCCATGATGCCCCTACAAACAAAAGAAGATTGGGTTGCTAATTGTAGAGCTGATACTATTGCAAAGGTTGAGCTCAGAGTTAATCTTAAAAAGCATAAAAAACTTAGAGCAAATGGCGACCTTATCTTTACAAAAAACGGCATCCGTGGGCCCGTTGTTCTTGATTTTGCTAGAGAGGTAACGCCACTACTTAAAAAGTATGAGGAAGTTCCACTTCTACTCAACCTCACTAAAGGAAGAAATGAGGAGCAGATAAAAACCGAACTACAAAACGAGTACCAAAAAAATCCAGCTCAAAGCATAGTTGAACTTGTCTCTACGCTTCTTCCAACCGCGCTCTCAAGTGAAATATGTAAGTTAGCCGATATTGACTTGGAGTTAACGTATAAAAAAATAGATGGTGCAAAAAAAGCAAAACTCATATCTCTTTTGGCATGGACACCACTGAGTGTTACAGGACATGATGGTTTTAAAATGGCAATGATAACGCGAGGTGGAGTAAGTCTTAAAGATATAAACCCAAAGACTATGCAGAGTAAGCTAGTAAATGGTCTCTACTTTTGTGGAGAGGTAATGAACCTTGATGGGCCATGTGGTGGGTATAACCTCCAGTGGAGCTTTGCTAGTGGTTATCTAGCTGGCAAGTTAAGTTAG
- a CDS encoding tRNA-uridine aminocarboxypropyltransferase: protein MSQTFYGDREKCYKCYRPKSSCMCKHFENIKTQTKFVVLMHPKEFKKVKNNTGHFTHQTLENSELFIGIDFSDNARINEIIKSHDSYILFPSDNALNLSETNPKKSDKELAIFIIDSTWACTTKMFTLSKNLQALKHMSFTTSKSSQYKIKVQPEDYCLSTIESTLVVLEELNRWSVESVKESQIDGFLKPFEEMIAYQQKLIENPLSNAVRFKRGR from the coding sequence ATGAGTCAAACATTTTATGGTGATAGAGAGAAGTGTTACAAGTGCTATAGGCCCAAAAGCTCATGTATGTGTAAGCACTTTGAAAACATAAAGACTCAGACAAAGTTTGTCGTGCTCATGCACCCTAAAGAGTTTAAAAAAGTCAAAAACAACACTGGGCACTTTACCCATCAAACGCTAGAAAATTCCGAACTATTTATAGGCATAGATTTTAGCGATAACGCAAGAATAAATGAGATAATTAAGAGTCATGATAGTTACATACTTTTTCCATCAGACAATGCGCTTAATCTAAGTGAGACAAATCCAAAAAAAAGTGATAAAGAGTTAGCTATCTTCATCATTGACTCAACTTGGGCATGTACTACGAAGATGTTTACCTTGAGTAAAAACTTACAAGCACTTAAGCATATGAGTTTTACAACTTCTAAAAGCTCTCAGTATAAGATAAAGGTGCAACCAGAAGATTATTGTCTCTCTACCATTGAGTCTACCTTAGTAGTGCTAGAAGAGTTGAACAGGTGGAGTGTAGAGTCTGTAAAAGAGTCTCAGATAGATGGTTTTTTAAAACCATTTGAGGAGATGATAGCATATCAGCAAAAGCTGATAGAAAACCCTCTCTCAAACGCAGTAAGGTTTAAAAGAGGTCGATAG
- a CDS encoding YggS family pyridoxal phosphate-dependent enzyme — protein MTEIEHKIYIDSVIRRVETARLRVSGHHIVKIIAVSKYSTAQEIETLYEIGQRAYGENKVQDLKAKSEALEELPLEWHFIGNLQKNKINNLLDIRPTLFQALDSLELAEELQKKLLAKGMTLSCLMQINSAKEDSKHGFMPEEALSMYKKITKECPNIKLKGVMSIGAHSEDKELIKKSFETTYEIYKQLPSATICSMGMSNDFELAIECGSNMVRLGSIMFNK, from the coding sequence ATGACAGAGATAGAACATAAAATATATATAGATAGTGTAATAAGAAGAGTTGAAACTGCTAGACTAAGAGTAAGTGGACATCACATAGTAAAAATCATCGCGGTAAGTAAGTACTCAACAGCTCAAGAGATAGAAACTCTTTATGAGATAGGTCAACGTGCTTATGGCGAGAACAAGGTTCAAGACTTAAAAGCAAAGAGTGAAGCACTAGAGGAGTTACCTCTTGAGTGGCACTTCATAGGTAACCTTCAAAAAAATAAGATAAATAACCTTTTAGACATTCGCCCTACTCTATTTCAAGCTCTTGACTCTCTTGAGTTAGCTGAGGAACTTCAAAAAAAACTTCTAGCAAAAGGTATGACTCTTAGTTGTCTCATGCAGATAAACTCAGCTAAAGAGGACTCTAAGCATGGTTTTATGCCCGAAGAAGCTTTGTCTATGTATAAGAAGATAACGAAAGAGTGTCCAAATATAAAACTAAAAGGCGTTATGAGCATCGGAGCGCACTCAGAAGATAAAGAGCTCATCAAAAAAAGTTTTGAAACTACCTATGAGATCTACAAACAACTTCCAAGCGCCACTATATGTTCTATGGGTATGAGTAATGACTTTGAACTTGCAATCGAGTGTGGATCGAATATGGTAAGACTAGGCTCTATAATGTTTAATAAGTAG
- the rseP gene encoding RIP metalloprotease RseP — translation MGMIVSLLVLSGLIFFHELGHYLAARYMGVYVEVFSIGFGKKLFSFRKFDTEWSISAIPLGGYVRMKGQDDSDPTKKSYDEDSYNTKTPLQKIFILLAGPGANFILAFILYFFIALGSPNVLSPVIGQVLKDSPAFIAGLETNDTISSIDGVKITEWKEMADMIASSEGTLNLEIIRDGFIEYKLLTPKLRESKNMFGETIYKKMIGIGSAGVTHPLELSVSETFSYATEQTIFASTMIFTGVKKLLFGEVPAKELGGVISIVKLTSDATDSGWMSVLFFAALISVNLGVLNLLPIPALDGGHIMFNVYELIFRREASEAIIIKLTIAGWVILFGLMGLGLFNDVNRLMG, via the coding sequence ATGGGAATGATTGTCTCTCTTTTAGTCCTAAGCGGACTTATATTTTTTCACGAACTTGGCCACTATCTTGCTGCTCGATATATGGGTGTTTACGTAGAGGTCTTTAGTATAGGGTTTGGAAAAAAACTCTTCTCATTTAGAAAGTTTGATACAGAGTGGAGTATCTCTGCCATTCCCCTTGGTGGTTATGTTAGGATGAAAGGCCAAGATGACAGCGATCCAACGAAAAAAAGTTATGATGAAGATAGCTACAACACTAAAACACCACTACAGAAGATATTTATACTTCTGGCTGGTCCTGGTGCTAACTTCATTCTCGCGTTTATACTCTACTTCTTCATAGCTCTTGGCTCGCCAAACGTTCTCTCACCCGTTATAGGGCAAGTTCTTAAAGACTCTCCCGCATTTATAGCGGGACTAGAGACAAACGACACTATAAGCTCTATAGATGGCGTTAAGATAACCGAGTGGAAAGAGATGGCAGATATGATTGCTTCATCTGAGGGAACTCTTAACCTTGAGATCATCAGAGATGGTTTTATAGAGTATAAACTCCTAACGCCAAAACTACGTGAATCTAAAAATATGTTTGGTGAGACTATTTATAAGAAAATGATAGGAATAGGCTCAGCTGGCGTTACACACCCACTAGAGTTAAGCGTCAGCGAGACATTCTCTTATGCGACCGAGCAGACTATATTTGCTTCGACTATGATATTTACGGGTGTTAAAAAACTTCTATTTGGCGAAGTTCCCGCTAAAGAGTTAGGTGGCGTTATAAGCATAGTCAAGCTTACCTCAGACGCTACAGACTCTGGATGGATGAGCGTTTTGTTTTTTGCAGCGCTCATATCTGTAAACCTTGGCGTTTTAAACCTGCTTCCCATTCCAGCGCTTGATGGTGGGCATATTATGTTTAACGTTTATGAACTCATATTTAGACGAGAAGCGAGTGAAGCTATTATCATAAAACTTACTATAGCTGGATGGGTGATTTTATTCGGGCTTATGGGCCTTGGACTCTTTAATGACGTAAATCGTTTGATGGGCTAA
- the pgsA gene encoding CDP-diacylglycerol--glycerol-3-phosphate 3-phosphatidyltransferase, whose product MLNLPNFLASLRILLAPLMFWIILNPQLFTDNGFHITWNYYFASLLFVLASATDFFDGYIAREWNQMTMLGAILDPLADKMLTLAAFLGLMMIGEASAWAIYIIIVRELFITGIRTVAVSEGLSVKASWAGKVKTVAQMIAIGFLLMHWPLGTELLWFAVFLTLYSGFEYLWGFKNALLKEKN is encoded by the coding sequence TTGCTAAACTTACCAAATTTTTTGGCTTCACTTAGAATTTTACTAGCTCCATTAATGTTCTGGATTATCTTAAATCCGCAGCTTTTTACAGATAATGGATTTCACATAACATGGAACTACTACTTTGCTTCGCTGCTTTTTGTTTTGGCTTCTGCTACTGATTTTTTTGATGGCTATATCGCAAGAGAGTGGAACCAGATGACAATGCTTGGAGCCATCTTAGACCCATTAGCTGACAAGATGCTTACACTAGCCGCATTTCTTGGTCTTATGATGATAGGAGAAGCTTCGGCTTGGGCTATCTACATCATCATTGTTCGTGAGCTTTTCATCACTGGCATTCGTACAGTTGCCGTGAGTGAAGGCTTAAGCGTAAAAGCCTCATGGGCTGGAAAAGTAAAAACTGTGGCACAGATGATAGCCATAGGCTTTTTACTTATGCACTGGCCTTTAGGCACTGAGCTTTTATGGTTTGCAGTATTTCTTACGCTTTACTCTGGATTTGAGTATCTTTGGGGCTTTAAAAACGCTCTTTTAAAGGAGAAAAACTAA
- a CDS encoding SprT-like domain-containing protein, with protein sequence MFIKKLEFIFASVILLAMSVLGLNYYKSYAFKNNDLPESYKKHIEMKEKEVLSNMQKHYGFTLDIPLIVTDKFQGRLYGLTSYKNGQIKIYLNKKVMKESMEYILGTVIAHEYAHAMMFQQGYMHTKDDGHSSLWQKTCVKLGGEDCQQYVDQQEIIMSKMPF encoded by the coding sequence ATGTTTATAAAGAAATTAGAGTTTATATTTGCGAGTGTTATTCTTCTTGCAATGTCTGTTCTTGGATTGAATTACTATAAGAGTTATGCATTTAAAAATAATGATTTACCCGAAAGTTATAAAAAACATATAGAAATGAAAGAAAAAGAAGTCCTTTCCAATATGCAAAAGCATTACGGATTTACCTTAGATATTCCGTTGATTGTTACAGATAAGTTTCAAGGAAGACTTTACGGTCTTACTTCGTATAAAAATGGTCAGATAAAAATTTACCTTAATAAAAAAGTGATGAAAGAAAGTATGGAATATATTTTGGGGACTGTAATAGCACATGAATATGCTCATGCTATGATGTTTCAGCAAGGTTATATGCATACGAAAGACGATGGACACTCATCGCTTTGGCAAAAGACTTGTGTAAAACTAGGTGGTGAAGATTGTCAACAATATGTTGATCAACAAGAGATTATAATGTCCAAAATGCCGTTTTAA
- a CDS encoding type II toxin-antitoxin system RelE/ParE family toxin, producing the protein MTYKLIFTEQYEKRIRKFIKKHPELLSQYEKTIRLLEANPHHPSLRLHKLTGKLSDLHSISINISYRITLELIITEKEIIPIEIGSHDEVY; encoded by the coding sequence ATGACTTATAAGTTAATCTTTACAGAGCAATATGAAAAGCGTATACGAAAATTTATCAAGAAGCATCCTGAGCTACTTTCTCAGTATGAAAAGACAATTAGACTTCTCGAAGCAAATCCTCACCACCCATCCTTAAGGTTGCACAAACTTACTGGAAAACTTTCAGATCTTCATTCGATCTCGATTAATATCAGCTACCGCATCACTCTTGAACTCATTATCACAGAAAAAGAAATTATTCCAATAGAAATAGGTTCACACGATGAAGTGTATTAA
- a CDS encoding prevent-host-death protein, translating into MTIMANDLKTRGVTLLDEALKQDDEAIISVRGKSKYVVMNLEHYNYLRECELEAALMETHKEIKEGKAKILTADEHIKALHDDL; encoded by the coding sequence ATGACTATTATGGCAAATGACCTTAAAACAAGAGGTGTCACACTTCTAGATGAGGCACTTAAGCAAGATGATGAAGCGATTATTAGTGTACGTGGGAAATCTAAATATGTCGTAATGAATTTAGAACACTATAATTATCTTAGAGAATGTGAACTTGAAGCTGCATTGATGGAGACACATAAAGAGATAAAAGAGGGAAAAGCAAAAATATTAACTGCCGATGAGCACATCAAGGCACTTCACGATGACTTATAA
- a CDS encoding recombinase family protein, whose translation MYVGYARVSTSSQNLENQIDQLKDAGCVKIFSEKKSGKNKADRQEFNIMMDFVREGDILFITKLDRLARSVIDLQNIAEFERDLINERVREGIEAAKKKGVQFGRKAILDSKEKNVIYKEHEKGKSVAWLSKFFHVARNTIYRAIKDVAKKK comes from the coding sequence ATGTATGTAGGATATGCAAGAGTTTCAACTTCAAGCCAAAATCTTGAGAATCAAATTGATCAACTTAAAGATGCTGGCTGTGTAAAGATTTTCTCTGAAAAAAAATCTGGTAAAAATAAAGCTGATCGTCAAGAGTTTAATATAATGATGGATTTCGTTCGAGAAGGAGATATACTTTTTATCACAAAGCTTGATAGATTAGCAAGGTCTGTAATAGACCTTCAGAATATTGCAGAGTTTGAGAGAGATCTTATTAACGAGCGAGTTAGAGAAGGAATTGAAGCTGCAAAGAAAAAAGGAGTTCAATTTGGAAGAAAAGCTATTCTAGATAGCAAAGAGAAAAATGTCATATATAAAGAACATGAAAAAGGAAAGTCTGTAGCATGGCTATCAAAATTCTTCCATGTTGCTCGTAATACAATCTATAGAGCTATTAAAGATGTAGCTAAAAAGAAATAG